A genomic stretch from Candidatus Brocadiaceae bacterium includes:
- a CDS encoding acyl--CoA ligase translates to MDKTDNKMLPQWICECANTYPERTAIIYNKREITYAELCDHIQRLSGALISLGVKRGDRVVLLLDNSPEFIISFFAIVSVSATAVPLNVHFKDWELANLIRNSEAKVIIASELIIPLPGEITSFGDMGDCVVIGTPEGKNGAYSFKQLLEENPPLTKALDMSLQDEVLLQYTSGSTGQPKKIVRTHFNLVSEAKNYCSTVNMTSNDNILCVIPLFHSHGFGNCMLASVYASATLVILEEFNRRNVMETIQEESITVFPGVPFMFNMLADTNLRDKINVSSLRLCFSAGAPLMQKTVQKFYEKYGVFVRQLYGSTETGSISINLDDDISYNAESVGKPMRNIEVEIFDMDGKVLKANEVGNIGIRSSGMTKGYLGIEELNRNSFKNGYFFPGDLGYKDEKGNLYITGRKTLFINAAGNKVDPTQIEKVIITHPKVEEVVVVGIKGNYGEEVIKAVVVLNNQCDESELIEFCRGKIAEFKIPRLIEFRKEIPKSPIGKILRKYLLENTEMSETSEGSIEQSIFQRPLLSTESTGWLDVSISPKFQPLANYDYRQLKDYHLKVIPYLKNRGIEDDAGINKFVMFDLNTLAHALTIIFESDKNIVLQSILPSNLFRILENLDLKIDHVGRELFGPLEFYLNILREQSDKLELEHIALPEGENVTEYGDIIFQSVQVVEALRHFDQHLKGVTIGKIYFKNNQDQKSTGCLELFQVAPRDGSSPQNYRYTLARLANLYANPNRGQTDKMFNRSINKGYITDDGKIPLVTPICHISIKVNELQTVYDFHNAAKNDKSGMIILYLDKVSSNPGDGSINTKIAIRTNSEIPLYNIIIEVAFFR, encoded by the coding sequence ATGGATAAGACAGATAATAAGATGCTGCCACAATGGATTTGTGAATGCGCAAATACATATCCTGAAAGGACAGCAATTATCTATAATAAACGGGAAATTACCTATGCTGAATTGTGCGATCATATTCAAAGATTATCCGGAGCTTTGATTTCCCTCGGGGTTAAACGCGGTGATCGAGTTGTTTTATTACTCGATAATTCTCCTGAATTCATTATAAGCTTCTTTGCAATTGTCTCAGTAAGTGCAACTGCTGTCCCGCTGAATGTTCATTTTAAGGATTGGGAACTTGCTAATCTTATAAGGAACTCTGAAGCTAAGGTGATAATCGCATCTGAACTGATAATCCCTTTACCTGGAGAGATTACATCATTTGGAGATATGGGAGATTGTGTTGTCATTGGTACTCCGGAGGGAAAAAATGGAGCATATTCATTTAAGCAGTTGCTTGAAGAGAATCCACCTCTGACGAAAGCTTTGGATATGTCACTTCAAGATGAGGTTCTTTTACAGTATACCTCAGGTTCAACAGGTCAACCGAAGAAGATTGTTCGAACACACTTCAACCTTGTGTCTGAAGCAAAAAATTACTGTTCTACCGTTAATATGACGAGCAATGACAATATCCTCTGTGTTATACCTCTCTTCCATTCTCATGGTTTTGGAAATTGCATGTTAGCATCGGTGTATGCCTCTGCAACTCTTGTTATTTTAGAGGAATTTAACCGTCGTAACGTCATGGAAACTATACAGGAAGAATCGATTACCGTTTTTCCCGGAGTTCCGTTCATGTTCAATATGCTTGCTGACACTAATTTAAGAGATAAAATTAACGTTTCCTCATTACGGTTATGTTTTTCAGCAGGCGCTCCTTTGATGCAAAAGACAGTTCAGAAATTCTATGAAAAGTATGGAGTATTTGTCAGGCAGCTTTATGGTTCAACAGAGACGGGTTCTATATCTATAAATCTTGATGATGATATTTCGTATAATGCAGAATCCGTTGGAAAGCCAATGAGAAACATTGAGGTTGAAATATTTGATATGGATGGCAAGGTATTAAAGGCAAATGAGGTAGGGAATATAGGTATTAGAAGTTCTGGTATGACCAAAGGTTACTTGGGTATAGAAGAACTTAACAGGAATTCCTTTAAGAATGGTTATTTTTTTCCAGGAGATTTGGGATATAAAGATGAAAAAGGCAACCTCTATATTACGGGCAGAAAGACATTGTTCATCAACGCGGCTGGTAATAAAGTGGATCCCACACAGATAGAAAAGGTAATTATTACTCATCCAAAAGTGGAAGAGGTTGTAGTGGTTGGAATAAAAGGTAATTATGGAGAAGAAGTGATAAAGGCTGTTGTCGTTTTAAATAATCAATGTGATGAAAGCGAACTTATTGAATTTTGCAGGGGAAAGATAGCGGAATTTAAGATACCAAGGTTAATTGAATTTCGCAAAGAAATACCCAAAAGTCCTATAGGCAAGATCTTAAGGAAATATTTATTGGAAAATACGGAGATGAGTGAAACTTCTGAAGGGAGCATTGAACAGAGCATTTTTCAACGGCCGTTACTTTCAACCGAGTCAACAGGATGGCTAGATGTGAGCATTAGTCCAAAATTTCAGCCACTTGCCAATTATGACTACAGACAGCTTAAAGATTATCATCTAAAGGTTATTCCCTACCTTAAAAACAGAGGGATAGAAGATGATGCCGGAATAAATAAATTTGTGATGTTTGATTTAAATACGCTGGCTCATGCTCTTACTATTATTTTTGAAAGCGATAAAAATATAGTATTGCAAAGCATTTTGCCCAGTAATCTGTTTCGGATTCTTGAAAATCTGGATTTAAAAATTGATCATGTTGGCAGAGAGTTGTTTGGTCCATTGGAATTTTATCTTAACATTTTAAGAGAGCAGTCAGATAAACTGGAGCTTGAACACATTGCTCTCCCTGAGGGTGAAAATGTAACTGAATATGGAGACATTATTTTTCAGTCGGTGCAGGTGGTCGAAGCTTTAAGACATTTCGACCAGCATTTAAAGGGTGTTACAATTGGAAAGATATATTTCAAAAATAATCAAGACCAGAAATCAACGGGATGTCTTGAGTTATTTCAGGTAGCGCCCAGAGACGGTAGTTCCCCACAAAATTACCGTTATACTCTTGCAAGACTTGCAAATTTATATGCAAACCCAAATAGAGGGCAAACAGACAAGATGTTTAACAGATCTATCAATAAAGGATATATTACCGATGATGGAAAAATTCCTTTAGTTACACCTATTTGTCATATCTCTATCAAGGTGAACGAACTTCAGACTGTGTACGACTTCCATAATGCTGCTAAAAATGACAAATCTGGTATGATCATACTTTATCTTGATAAAGTATCATCGAATCCAGGAGACGGAAGCATAAATACAAAGATAGCTATACGAACTAATTCAGAGATTCCACTTTACAATATAATTATTGAAGTTGCCTTTTTTCGTTAA
- a CDS encoding acyl carrier protein yields the protein MVSGKMVISLLCNDKIAENSIDTLILKLLYSLTTRKEWIFMKDAEANIEDRVKNVIMKTLRINLDANEIKRDTSLMGKGLGLDSVGVMELVVGLEQEFDLYFEDSDLSGELFGSIGSLTNYISEKLENKHA from the coding sequence ATGGTTTCTGGAAAAATGGTAATTAGTCTTCTTTGTAATGATAAAATCGCTGAAAATAGTATTGATACATTGATTTTAAAATTATTATACAGCCTTACGACAAGAAAGGAGTGGATATTCATGAAAGATGCTGAAGCTAATATCGAAGACAGAGTAAAGAATGTGATCATGAAAACTTTGAGAATAAATCTTGATGCAAACGAGATAAAAAGAGATACTTCACTTATGGGAAAGGGATTAGGACTGGACTCTGTAGGTGTTATGGAATTAGTTGTCGGCTTGGAACAAGAGTTTGATCTCTATTTTGAAGATTCTGATTTGAGTGGAGAACTCTTCGGGAGTATAGGAAGCCTGACTAACTATATAAGTGAAAAATTAGAAAATAAACATGCTTAA
- a CDS encoding LamG domain-containing protein, with amino-acid sequence MGLNDDSIDQIYFQNYDSTGNGASANLDNFFADNLNEWTHVVGVFRPSQHVRIYVNGVMVAEDATNVPAAIAYQAGINLRLGTRADSNAGRWQGGIDEVRIYSQALSDQEILDLYNDATPTPTPTVTPTPTAAPSPTPTLTPTPTVTPTPTPAATPTPIIVPSPTPTLTPTPTVTPTPTPAATPTPIIVPSPTPILTPTPTVTPTTTPEETPTP; translated from the coding sequence TTGGGTCTTAATGATGATTCAATCGACCAAATATATTTTCAGAATTATGATAGTACAGGGAATGGCGCGAGTGCGAACCTCGACAATTTCTTTGCAGATAACCTCAACGAATGGACGCATGTGGTGGGGGTATTCAGGCCATCGCAACACGTGAGGATCTATGTAAACGGGGTGATGGTCGCCGAGGATGCAACGAATGTTCCTGCGGCAATTGCGTACCAGGCAGGCATAAACCTGCGCCTTGGTACAAGGGCAGATTCCAATGCGGGCAGGTGGCAGGGGGGTATTGACGAGGTGCGTATTTACAGTCAGGCCTTGAGCGATCAGGAGATACTGGACTTGTATAATGATGCAACACCGACACCCACGCCAACGGTTACGCCAACGCCAACTGCCGCGCCGTCACCGACACCGACACTGACGCCGACCCCAACGGTTACGCCGACGCCGACTCCAGCGGCGACACCGACGCCGATTATCGTGCCGTCACCGACACCGACACTGACGCCGACCCCAACGGTTACGCCGACGCCGACTCCAGCGGCGACACCGACGCCGATTATCGTGCCGTCACCAACACCGATACTGACGCCGACCCCAACGGTTACGCCGACGACGACTCCTGAAGAAACGCCGACTCCGTAG
- a CDS encoding LamG domain-containing protein has protein sequence MDACGWGIQAIATREDLCKRVMVAEDVTNVPCGNCVPGRHKPAPWYKGRFQCGESGRGGIDEVRIYSQALSDQEILTCR, from the coding sequence ATGGACGCATGTGGGTGGGGTATTCAGGCCATCGCAACACGTGAGGATCTATGTAAACGGGTGATGGTCGCCGAGGATGTAACGAATGTTCCCTGCGGCAATTGCGTACCAGGCAGGCATAAACCTGCGCCTTGGTACAAGGGCAGATTCCAATGCGGTGAAAGTGGCAGGGGGGGTATTGACGAGGTGCGTATTTACAGTCAGGCCTTGAGCGATCAGGAGATACTGACTTGTAGATAA
- a CDS encoding LamG domain-containing protein — MELHGPPVRMALVLIGDGIDDSVDFTTNLGISGELTVSAWVYPAAGLMARTSLPRPIFGTVMQRSYGGWTLGLNDDSIDQHIFRIMIVQGMARVRTRQFLLQITSTNGRMWVFRPSQHGGSMQTGDGRRGCNECSCGNCVLVGRHKPCALVQGQIPMRAVAGGIDEVRIYSQALSDQEILDLYSNDVTPTPTPTVTPTPTAAPSPTPTLTPTNGYAD, encoded by the coding sequence ATGGAGCTACATGGTCCACCGGTCAGAATGGCGCTGGTCTTGATTGGCGACGGAATAGATGATTCCGTGGACTTTACGACCAATCTGGGCATATCGGGAGAGTTGACCGTAAGTGCGTGGGTGTATCCGGCCGCAGGCCTGATGGCGCGGACGTCATTGCCTCGACCTATTTTTGGGACAGTAATGCAGCGCTCATACGGGGGATGGACATTGGGCCTTAATGATGATTCAATCGACCAACATATTTTCAGAATTATGATAGTACAGGGAATGGCGCGAGTGCGAACCCGACAATTTCTTTTGCAGATAACCTCAACGAATGGACGCATGTGGGTATTCAGGCCATCGCAACACGGAGGATCTATGCAAACGGGTGATGGTCGCCGAGGATGCAACGAATGTTCCTGCGGCAATTGCGTACTCGTAGGCAGGCATAAACCTTGCGCCTTGGTACAAGGGCAGATTCCAATGCGGGCAGTGGCAGGGGGTATTGACGAGGTGCGTATTTACAGTCAGGCCTTGAGCGATCAGGAGATACTGGACTTGTATAGCAATGATGTAACACCGACACCCACGCCAACGGTTACGCCAACGCCAACTGCTGCGCCGTCACCGACACCGACACTGACGCCGACCAACGGTTACGCCGACTGA
- a CDS encoding LamG domain-containing protein — MVAEDATNVPAAIAYQAGINLRLGQGRFQCGQWAGGIDEVRIYSQALSDQEILDLHNDATPTPTPTVTPTPTAAPSPDTDTGRRPQRLRRRRLQRRHRRRLSCRHRHRH, encoded by the coding sequence ATGGTCGCCGAGGATGCAACGAATGTTCCTGCGGCAATTGCGTACCAGGCAGGCATAAACCTGCGCCTTGGCCAAGGCAGATTCCAATGCGGGCAGTGGGCAGGGGGTATTGACGAGGTGCGTATTTACAGTCAGGCCTTGAGCGATCAGGAGATACTGGACTTGCATAATGATGCAACACCGACACCCACGCCAACGGTTACGCCAACGCCAACTGCCGCGCCGTCACCGGACACCGACACTGGACGCCGACCCCAACGGTTACGCCGACGCCGACTCCAGCGGCGACACCGACGCCGATTATCGTGCCGTCACCGACACCGACACTGA
- a CDS encoding LamG domain-containing protein, with translation MELHGQPVRVAPALIMTEDDSVDFTTNLGITGELTVSSWVYPTAAPNGTGRVIASTHDWDSNLTLRRGWTLGMNYGSIDQIQFVFFDSSGNIANANLPNFFSNNLNEWTHVVGVFRPSQHVRIYVNGVMVAEDATNVPAAIAYQAGTNLRLGARADSNAGRWQGGIDEVRIYNQALSDQEILDLYNDVTPTPTPTATPTPIIVPSPTPTLTPSPTPTPSPTPTPSPTPTPVLNLQAYYAFTEGSGPLATDSSGNGNNGVINGATWSTGQSGAGLDYDGVDDSVDFTTNLGITGELTVSSWVYPTAAPNGTGRVIVSTHDWDSNLTLRRGGRWE, from the coding sequence ATGGAGCTACATGGTCAACCGGTCAGAGTGGCGCCGGCCTTGATTATGACGGAGGATGATTCCGTGGACTTTACGACCAATCTGGGCATAACGGGAGAGCTGACCGTAAGCTCGTGGGTGTATCCGACCGCGGCGCCGAATGGCACGGGACGCGTCATTGCCTCGACTCATGACTGGGACAGTAATCTGACACTCAGGCGGGGGTGGACGCTGGGAATGAATTATGGTTCAATAGACCAGATCCAGTTTGTATTTTTTGATAGTTCTGGGAATATTGCAAATGCGAACCTCCCTAATTTCTTTTCCAATAACCTCAACGAATGGACCCATGTGGTGGGGGTATTCAGGCCGTCGCAACACGTGAGGATCTATGTAAACGGGGTGATGGTCGCCGAGGATGCAACGAATGTTCCTGCGGCAATTGCGTATCAGGCCGGAACGAACCTGCGGCTGGGTGCGCGGGCAGATTCCAATGCGGGCAGGTGGCAGGGGGGCATTGACGAGGTGCGTATTTACAATCAGGCCTTGAGCGACCAGGAGATACTGGACTTGTATAATGATGTAACACCGACACCGACCCCAACGGCGACACCGACACCGATTATCGTGCCGTCACCAACGCCGACACTGACGCCATCGCCGACACCGACACCGTCGCCGACACCGACACCGTCTCCAACGCCGACCCCGGTCCTTAACCTTCAGGCCTATTATGCCTTTACCGAAGGGAGCGGGCCATTGGCCACGGATTCATCGGGCAATGGGAATAACGGCGTCATAAATGGAGCTACATGGTCAACCGGTCAGAGTGGCGCCGGCCTTGATTATGACGGAGTAGATGATTCCGTGGACTTTACGACCAATCTGGGCATAACGGGAGAGCTGACCGTAAGCTCGTGGGTGTATCCGACCGCGGCGCCGAATGGCACGGGACGCGTCATTGTCTCGACTCATGACTGGGACAGTAATCTGACACTCAGGCGGGGTGGACGCTGGGAATGA
- a CDS encoding PhoD-like phosphatase N-terminal domain-containing protein, which produces MKTDVVAKRLRMFFFPFRAVVIILFFLLFLPFGTLVAEADAVLDFAWSGGVLDSSAVISVKTKDHSGTHNVQAIVSRNVNLSNPVFTSGSVQASSANYYIVKINITGLSASTQYYYGITVDGV; this is translated from the coding sequence ATGAAAACTGACGTTGTCGCAAAACGTTTAAGGATGTTTTTCTTCCCTTTTCGTGCGGTTGTGATTATTTTGTTTTTCTTGTTATTTTTACCTTTTGGTACTTTGGTAGCAGAAGCGGACGCTGTTTTAGATTTTGCCTGGTCAGGCGGTGTGCTTGATTCATCCGCTGTCATTTCCGTTAAAACCAAAGACCATAGCGGAACTCACAATGTTCAGGCGATTGTCAGCAGAAATGTGAATTTATCAAATCCGGTGTTTACGTCTGGTTCGGTTCAGGCATCCTCCGCGAATTACTACATAGTAAAGATAAACATAACCGGATTGAGCGCGTCAACACAATACTATTACGGCATTACGGTCGATGGTGTTTAG
- the amt gene encoding ammonium transporter, with translation MENIQININHLWLIIASCMVFFMQIGFTSYETGFSQSKNAISVALRNLVDTLISVLVYYSVGFGFMFGKSYMGLIGREHFFASDILDHPETLTYSFFFFQMVFASTTATILTGAIAERSSFFPNIIGTAFTVAIIYPIFGHWAWGNLFCSDRTGWLQELGFIDFAGSTVVHSIGGWFAMAGAIVVGPRIGKYNVDGTSNRMGLHNVPLVTLGTFFLWFGWFGFNGGSLLKVNGDIGLIILNTNLAAAAAGFSAIMFSYVRVKRVEAEKIFTAVLAGLVAITAGSNRVAPDCAVYIGLIAGILALLAESFIEKRLKIDDPVSAVAVHGIGGVVGTLCVALFADRTTLLVENNSRLYQLAVQGIGVSIAFIWSFGLGLLFFWCLKKLVAIRVSPEEEKRGLNIAEYEDVASWLDFMKISRLQDVNALLEKKVREKTGDLQKTNIALEKANRLKSEFLSTMSHELRTPLNAIIGFAEVLRDELVGPINNDQREYVGDIHSSGQHLLNMINSVLDLSKIETGRLEAQFEELCIEDVINDILNIVSDMADKKSISIKKNAPPEIPSVIADKVKLKQILFNLLSNAIKFTSEYGSVCINTTLKDQYVQFAISDTGIGIKPEDTEKIFEAFCQADSSLARNYEGTGLGLTLTKLLVELHGGKIWVESEGVGKGATFTFTLPLTGAGI, from the coding sequence ATGGAAAATATTCAAATAAATATAAACCATCTGTGGCTTATTATCGCGTCTTGTATGGTATTTTTCATGCAAATAGGTTTTACCTCCTATGAAACAGGTTTTTCGCAATCTAAAAATGCTATCAGCGTTGCCCTGAGAAACCTCGTAGACACCCTTATCTCTGTACTCGTATACTACAGTGTAGGGTTCGGTTTTATGTTTGGCAAAAGCTATATGGGATTGATAGGAAGAGAACATTTCTTTGCGAGTGATATCTTAGACCATCCGGAGACACTAACCTATTCCTTCTTTTTTTTCCAAATGGTTTTTGCATCTACGACAGCTACGATACTAACTGGCGCTATTGCAGAACGCTCAAGTTTTTTCCCGAATATCATTGGAACTGCTTTTACGGTAGCAATAATATACCCAATATTCGGACATTGGGCGTGGGGAAATTTATTTTGTTCTGATCGGACAGGCTGGCTGCAGGAGTTGGGATTTATTGATTTTGCTGGTTCTACGGTAGTCCATTCTATCGGAGGTTGGTTTGCCATGGCGGGGGCAATTGTCGTGGGCCCAAGAATTGGAAAATACAATGTTGATGGAACTTCTAATCGAATGGGATTACACAATGTCCCCTTGGTGACATTAGGAACTTTTTTTTTGTGGTTTGGTTGGTTTGGTTTTAATGGCGGAAGTCTTTTAAAGGTCAATGGAGATATAGGATTGATAATCCTAAATACAAATTTAGCGGCGGCAGCAGCGGGATTTTCAGCTATCATGTTTAGTTACGTCAGGGTAAAAAGAGTAGAAGCAGAAAAAATTTTTACTGCAGTACTTGCCGGATTGGTTGCCATAACAGCAGGATCAAACAGAGTTGCTCCTGATTGCGCTGTTTATATCGGCCTTATTGCAGGCATATTGGCCTTGCTGGCAGAAAGTTTTATTGAAAAACGATTGAAGATCGATGATCCAGTCAGCGCCGTGGCCGTGCATGGAATTGGCGGTGTTGTGGGCACGCTCTGCGTTGCTCTTTTTGCTGACAGAACGACACTTCTGGTAGAAAACAATAGCAGGTTATATCAATTAGCGGTACAAGGCATTGGAGTTTCTATTGCATTTATATGGTCTTTTGGACTTGGATTACTTTTTTTTTGGTGCTTAAAAAAATTAGTAGCTATTCGTGTAAGCCCTGAAGAAGAGAAACGGGGTCTTAATATTGCAGAATATGAAGATGTTGCTTCCTGGCTTGATTTTATGAAAATTTCACGTCTTCAAGATGTAAACGCTTTATTGGAAAAAAAAGTACGGGAAAAAACCGGTGACCTTCAAAAAACAAATATTGCATTAGAAAAGGCCAACAGATTAAAATCTGAATTTTTATCAACAATGTCACACGAGCTTCGTACTCCGTTAAATGCGATTATCGGATTTGCAGAAGTCTTAAGGGATGAACTGGTTGGGCCTATCAATAATGACCAAAGGGAATACGTAGGTGATATTCATAGCAGCGGGCAACATTTACTCAATATGATTAATAGCGTGTTAGATCTTTCTAAAATAGAAACAGGCAGGCTAGAGGCACAATTTGAAGAATTGTGTATTGAAGATGTTATAAATGATATTTTAAATATTGTATCTGATATGGCCGACAAGAAAAGCATTTCAATAAAGAAGAATGCCCCGCCAGAAATTCCTTCTGTTATTGCTGATAAAGTAAAATTAAAGCAGATACTATTTAATCTTTTATCCAATGCGATAAAATTTACCTCTGAATATGGTAGTGTTTGCATAAACACAACACTGAAAGACCAATACGTTCAGTTTGCAATTTCTGATACAGGGATTGGTATAAAACCAGAGGATACAGAAAAAATATTTGAAGCATTCTGTCAAGCAGATTCTTCATTAGCAAGGAATTATGAGGGAACCGGACTTGGTTTAACACTTACAAAACTTCTCGTAGAATTACATGGAGGTAAAATTTGGGTAGAGAGTGAAGGCGTTGGCAAGGGGGCAACCTTTACGTTTACCTTGCCTTTAACAGGAGCAGGGATATGA
- a CDS encoding amino acid permease, which yields MCYRKSDESTTLYFPSSCESLLYSLMDIRQSEIMEYLPKHPDNQKGHLKRVLGTFDVICMGFNCVVGAGIFLIVGQVQSLAGNGVFLVFPLCGLLCFFIALCFAEMAGIYGKTGGAYLYARDVFGPLIGFWVGWIMWISSIIGWASVASGFGFYVRYFLPEEQAWCSMLIVATSIAGLGSVNYFGIKLGAKVINFFTVGKLFSLLMFVGIGMFFVKKGNFTSLHRIENFNTAIIIALYAYTGFEFIGVPAGEMRNPQRDIPRILVFVFLIVTLFYATIQIVATGTFPGLATSEKPLADAAKYFLGPVGGLIIGIGALLSIGGSSAGIALTSPRSLYVLSKGGFFPELFSKIHPRYHTPHVAILVNTGLTLFLSITGSFKYLIAASVMVSILQYIPTCLAVIVLRKKRPDVKRTFMVSGGYCIPFFALVICCWLVYHVELKVIAATVFVIVVSLPLYFYKRTVVNQIET from the coding sequence ATGTGTTATAGAAAATCAGATGAAAGTACTACGCTTTACTTCCCTTCAAGCTGCGAAAGTTTATTATATAGTCTAATGGATATTCGTCAATCCGAAATTATGGAATATTTGCCAAAACACCCGGATAACCAGAAGGGTCACCTGAAAAGGGTATTGGGTACCTTTGATGTGATTTGTATGGGTTTTAACTGTGTTGTGGGCGCAGGAATCTTTTTAATAGTCGGTCAGGTTCAATCTCTTGCGGGAAATGGAGTATTTCTGGTGTTTCCTTTGTGCGGTCTTCTCTGTTTTTTTATTGCTTTGTGCTTCGCTGAAATGGCAGGGATATACGGGAAAACCGGCGGTGCGTATTTATATGCCAGAGATGTGTTTGGCCCATTAATAGGTTTTTGGGTTGGATGGATTATGTGGATATCGTCAATCATTGGATGGGCATCCGTAGCAAGTGGTTTTGGGTTCTATGTGAGATATTTTCTTCCGGAAGAACAGGCGTGGTGCAGTATGCTTATCGTTGCCACATCGATTGCAGGATTAGGGAGCGTAAATTATTTCGGAATAAAATTGGGAGCAAAGGTCATCAATTTTTTCACAGTAGGAAAACTTTTCTCTCTGCTTATGTTTGTTGGTATAGGAATGTTTTTTGTAAAAAAGGGAAACTTTACTTCCCTCCACAGGATCGAAAATTTTAACACCGCAATTATTATAGCCCTTTACGCTTATACGGGGTTTGAATTTATCGGAGTACCCGCAGGGGAAATGCGAAATCCCCAAAGAGATATTCCACGAATATTGGTCTTTGTTTTTCTCATTGTCACCCTTTTTTATGCTACAATTCAGATTGTAGCGACAGGCACTTTTCCGGGACTTGCAACATCAGAAAAACCGCTGGCAGATGCGGCAAAATATTTTTTGGGACCGGTTGGAGGCCTCATTATCGGTATTGGGGCCTTGCTTTCGATTGGCGGTAGTAGCGCGGGAATTGCCCTGACGAGTCCTCGCAGTCTGTATGTGCTTTCGAAGGGAGGATTTTTTCCTGAATTATTTTCTAAAATACACCCCAGATATCATACTCCCCATGTAGCTATTCTGGTAAACACCGGTTTAACGCTCTTTCTAAGCATAACGGGAAGCTTTAAATATTTGATAGCCGCAAGTGTTATGGTAAGCATCCTTCAGTATATACCCACCTGCCTGGCCGTTATTGTGCTGAGGAAAAAAAGACCGGATGTAAAAAGGACTTTTATGGTATCCGGCGGTTATTGTATTCCTTTTTTCGCCTTAGTGATTTGTTGTTGGCTGGTTTATCATGTTGAACTGAAAGTAATAGCAGCTACGGTTTTCGTTATCGTTGTATCGTTACCGTTGTATTTTTATAAGCGCACAGTAGTAAACCAGATAGAAACTTAA
- a CDS encoding tetratricopeptide repeat protein translates to MAFVKMHKNFLLLAVLLFLFSSAGCGKKEPTQQPVIQKKTQLDEEIERNKKRLELDPNDAAAYTTLGLLYEEKGMLDESLAAFRQASKLNPSDAEPLVGQGNILNKKGDSDKAVSVFKKALDLDPYNAEAHEGMGLVYVHKGMSEDAIKSFQRALGLNSGLINSKYNLGILYAKEGKFDEAISEWEKAIEISPKKTEIHYNLGIAYTKVGDLDAAIAVWQKALEVNPAMPTFYYTIGLVYKEKGDFDNAIASLESALEIDSYFADAHKILEEIYRAKGMPGEADRHGELYKNLSSPHH, encoded by the coding sequence ATGGCTTTCGTTAAAATGCACAAAAACTTTTTGTTATTAGCCGTGCTGTTATTTTTATTTAGTTCTGCTGGTTGTGGTAAAAAGGAACCAACGCAACAACCTGTCATCCAGAAAAAAACACAACTAGACGAAGAAATTGAAAGAAACAAAAAACGTCTGGAGCTGGACCCGAATGATGCAGCGGCTTATACTACTCTGGGATTATTATACGAAGAAAAAGGGATGCTTGATGAATCTTTGGCTGCATTTAGACAGGCTTCTAAATTGAATCCTTCAGATGCAGAACCACTGGTAGGCCAGGGAAATATCCTCAATAAAAAAGGAGATTCGGATAAAGCTGTTTCGGTCTTTAAAAAGGCGCTTGACCTTGATCCTTATAATGCGGAAGCACATGAAGGCATGGGACTGGTATATGTTCACAAGGGGATGTCGGAAGACGCTATTAAATCTTTTCAAAGAGCCCTTGGCCTAAATTCTGGCCTTATAAATTCAAAATATAATTTGGGCATTCTCTATGCCAAAGAGGGAAAATTTGATGAAGCAATTTCAGAATGGGAAAAGGCTATTGAGATTAGTCCCAAGAAAACGGAGATTCACTACAATCTGGGTATTGCCTACACAAAGGTAGGAGATTTGGATGCAGCAATTGCGGTATGGCAAAAGGCATTGGAAGTAAACCCTGCCATGCCAACCTTTTATTATACGATAGGACTTGTGTATAAGGAAAAAGGAGATTTTGACAATGCCATTGCTTCTCTTGAAAGTGCGCTTGAAATAGATTCTTATTTTGCCGATGCACACAAGATACTCGAAGAAATATATCGTGCCAAGGGAATGCCGGGAGAAGCGGACCGTCACGGCGAACTTTACAAAAACTTGTCCAGTCCACACCATTAA